The following coding sequences are from one Sesamum indicum cultivar Zhongzhi No. 13 linkage group LG11, S_indicum_v1.0, whole genome shotgun sequence window:
- the LOC105173201 gene encoding ATPase GET3 — protein sequence MGSSEDSTGTVRNILDQDTLKWVFVGGKGGVGKTTCSSILSVLLSQVRSSVLIISTDPAHNLSDAFQQRFTKAPTLVTGFNNLYAMEVDPTVEHEEGDMSDGFMSDLSNSIPGIDEAMSFAEMLKLVQTMDYSVIVFDTAPTGHTLRLLQFPTTLEKGLAKVMSLRSKFGGLFSQMTRLFGVGDDFGEDDLLGKLEGMKDVIEQVNKQFKDPDLTTFVCVCIPEFLSLYETERLVQELTKFEIDTHNIIINQVIFDEEAVESKLLRARMNMQQKYLDQFYVLYDDFNITKLPLLPQEVCGVEALQAFSHNFVTPYRASIVRGTLEELEQRISTLKEQLKVAEAEKDRVAKGKQKV from the exons ATGGGTTCCAGCGAGGACTCGACGGGAACGGTGCGGAATATTCTTGATCAAGACACGCTGAAGTGGGTGTTCGTGGGGGGGAAAGGTGGCGTGGGCAAGACCACATGCAGCTCCATTCTCTCTGTCCTACTCTCCCAGGTGAGATCCTCTGTGCTCATCATTTCCACCGACCCTGCACATAACCTGAGCGATGCATTCCAGCAGAGGTTCACAAAGGCTCCCACCCTTGTTACTGGCTTCAACAACTTGTACGCTATG GAAGTTGATCCCACTGTGGAACATGAAGAGGGTGATATGTCTGATGGATTTATGTCAGATTTATCAAATTCTATCCCAGGAATTGACGAGGCTATGAGTTTTGCGGAAATGCTCAA GCTAGTGCAGACTATGGATTATTCTGTAATAGTATTTGATACAGCACCAACTGGCCATACTCTTCGGCTCTTACAATTTCCTACAACATTAGAAAAGGGGCTTGCTAAGGTGATGAGTTTGAGGAGCAAGTTTGGTGGCTTGTTTAGCCAG ATGACTCGCCTCTTTGGTGTTGGAGATGACTTTGGTGAAGATGACCTCCTGGGAAAGCTTGAAGGCATGAAAGATGTCATTGAACAAGTGAACAAGCAGTTTAAGGATCCT GACTTGACAACTTTCGTCTGTGTTTGCATTCCAGAATTTCTGTCTCTGTATGAAACTGAACGACTTGTTCAGGAGCTTACTAAATTTGAGATAGATACCCATAATATCATTATTAACCAAGTAATTTTTGATGAAGAAG CCGTCGAGTCAAAATTGCTCAGAGCTAGAATGAACATGCAACAAAAGTACCTGGATCAGTTCTACGTGTTATATGACGATTTTAACATAACTAAGTTGCCTTTGCTGCCCCAAGAG GTTTGTGGGGTTGAAGCGTTGCAAGCATTTTCACACAACTTTGTAACACCGTATCGAGCATCCATTGTCCGAGGAACGTTAGAAGAGCTAGAGCAGAGAATATCGACACTAAAAGAACAATTGAAGGTGGCTGAAGCAGAAAAGGATAGAGTGGCGAAAGGTAAACAAAAGGTTTGA
- the LOC105173200 gene encoding subtilisin-like protease SBT4.14, whose protein sequence is MSRKICNDRLPLPYLLLYLVFASVSAANDFYIVFLRDDVVSGRSTLQTHLNVLASLKASEYDASESLVYSYTRNFNAFAAKLSEAEARKLSDMDEVLSAFPNRYHKPHTTKSWDFIGLTPNAKRNLKVESNIIVGLLDTGITPQSESFKDDGLGPPPAKWKGSCGPFANFSGCNNKLIGAKYFKLDGNPDPADILSPVDVDGHGTHTSSTLAGSLVPNANLYGLAKGTARGAVPSARVAMYKVCWASSGCADMDILAAFDAAISDGVDVISISIGGLTGSYTSDSIAVGSFHAMRKGILTVASAGNDGPGYASVSNHAPWLLTVAASGTDRQLRSKVELGNGATVSGIGVSMFEPKEKMYPLASGVDVAKNSDTKPESMYCLENSMDPRKVKGKLIYCILGSWGADSVVKGLGGIGIFLESEVFLDAAQIYMAPATMVNASTGKKINDYMHSTKSPSAAIHKSEEIKVPAPFVASFSSRGPNSGSINLLKPDITAPGINILASYTPLKSLTGLKGDKQYSKFTFMSGTSMACPHVGGAAAYVKSFHPNWSPAAIKSALMTTAKQMSSKVDKDAEFAYGSGQLNPTRAVNPGLVYDMDDISYIQFLCHEGYDGTSIGSLVGQGTVNCSKLLPSNSVDAINYPTMQLTLTSNKEPTAGVFRRRVTNVGPDESVYNATIKAPAGVEIAVKPATLSFSKAARRRSFKVVVKAKPKNSVLILSGSITWKSTRYSVRSPILIFNPWAR, encoded by the exons ATGTCGAGGAAGATTTGCAACGATAGGCTTCCGTTGCCTTATCTTTTACTTTACCTTGTCTTCGCAAGTGTTTCAGCAGCAAAT GACTTTTACATTGTTTTTCTGAGAGATGATGTGGTGAGTGGGAGGTCAACTCTTCAGACGCATCTTAATGTCCTTGCATCGTTGAAGGCAAG TGAATATGATGCTTCAGAGTCCCTTGTCTATAGCTACACAAGAAATTTCAATGCGTTTGCAGCAAAGTTGTCTGAAGCTGAAGCCAGAAAGTTATCCG ATATGGATGAAGTACTTTCAGCTTTCCCAAACCGGTACCACAAACCACACACAACGAAATCATGGGACTTTATTGGCCTAACACCAAATGCAAAAAGGAACTTGAAAGTTGAGAGCAACATCATAGTTGGTTTACTTGACACAG GAATCACCCCACAATCTGAGAGCTTTAAGGATGATGGTCTTGGTCCTCCACCAGCTAAATGGAAAGGAAGTTGTGGCCCCTTCGCCAATTTTTCAGGCTGCAACAA CAAGCTTATAGGAGCAAAGTACTTCAAGCTCGATGGAAATCCTGACCCTGCAGACATCTTATCGCCTGTCGATGTGGACGGACATGGAACTCACACATCTTCGACTCTAGCAGGAAGTTTAGTGCCAAATGCAAACCTTTATGGGCTCGCAAAAGGAACTGCAAGAGGGGCAGTGCCTTCTGCTCGGGTAGCCATGTACAAGGTCTGTTGGGCCAGCAGCGGCTGCGCAGATATGGACATCCTTGCTGCATTTGATGCTGCAATAAGTGATGGAGTCGACGTTATATCCATCTCCATCGGTGGCCTAACGGGAAGTTATACATCAGACTCTATAGCCGTTGGCTCGTTTCATGCTATGAGGAAAGGGATCCTCACAGTTGCTTCAGCTGGGAACGATGGGCCTGGCTATGCTAGTGTTTCGAACCATGCACCATGGTTGCTCACTGTTGCAGCTAGTGGGACAGATCGACAGCTGAGGAGCAAAGTGGAGTTGGGCAATGGAGCGACTGTATCA GGAATTGGAGTGAGCATGTTTGagccaaaagaaaagatgtaTCCTCTTGCAAGTGGTGTTGATGTGGCCAAGAATTCTGATACAAAGCCGGAATCAAT GTACTGTCTTGAAAACTCGATGGATCCCAGAAAGGTTAAAGGGAAGCTTATATACTGCATACTAGGTTCTTGGGGTGCTGATTCTGTCGTAAAAGGCCTGGGAGGCATCGGCATATTCCTTGAGAGTGAGGTGTTTCTTGATGCAGCTCAAATCTACATGGCTCCAGCAACTATGGTCAATGCTAGCACGGGCAAGAAAATCAATGACTACATGCATTCAACAAA ATCGCCCTCTGCAGCCATACACAAGTCAGAGGAAATCAAAGTCCCTGCTCCATTTGTTGCTTCATTTTCCTCCAGGGGTCCAAATTCTGGATCAATAAACCTGCTCAAG CCTGATATTACAGCACCCGGAATTAACATCCTAGCATCATATACTCCATTGAAATCACTAACTGGGCTGAAAGGCGACAAGCAATATTCGAAGTTCACATTCATGTCAGGCACATCGATGGCGTGCCCACACGTTGGAGGGGCTGCAGCCTATGTGAAATCATTCCACCCCAATTGGTCTCCAGCAGCAATAAAATCCGCCCTCATGACTACAG CAAAACAAATGAGCTCCAAGGTGGACAAGGATGCTGAGTTTGCATACGGATCGGGCCAACTCAACCCGACCAGAGCAGTAAACCCTGGTCTAGTCTACGACATGGATGATATATCATATATCCAGTTCCTCTGCCATGAAGGCTACGACGGAACCTCCATCGGTAGTTTAGTAGGCCAGGGGACCGTAAACTGCTCCAAATTACTCCCATCAAACAGCGTAGACGCAATCAACTACCCAACGATGCAACTGACGCTGACGAGCAATAAGGAGCCGACGGCGGGCGTTTTCCGGCGGCGTGTAACGAATGTAGGCCCCGATGAGTCAGTGTACAACGCGACGATCAAAGCGCCGGCAGGGGTGGAGATAGCGGTGAAACCGGCGACTCTGTCCTTCTCCAAGGCGGCGCGGAGACGGAGCTTCAAGGTTGTGGTGAAGGCGAAGCCGAAGAACAGTGTGCTTATTCTCTCAGGCTCCATCACGTGGAAAAGCACACGTTATAGTGTGAGGAgtcctattttaattttcaacccTTGGGCTAGGTAG